CATACGATTCGAGCTCGGCCGTGTGCAGGTGTACCCAGGTTCGGTAGCCTGCCGTGTCCCGCTCCTCGTCACATTCGACGGCCACCTTCCGTCTCGGCCAGCCCATCGCGGCTGTGGTGCACACCAAACCCCATTGGTCGTAGAACGGGATGTGGGTCCGCAGACCCGGAACTCCTGTGTTCCACAGTAGAAGTCGGGTACGCGTCTCCAGCGGTGACTGGGCGCCTCCGTCGGCGTCTGCCAGTGCCGTTCGCAGGCGGTCGACACCGCGAATGCCCGAGTTCGCGTCGGCCAACCGCCAGACGTGCTCCGGGCTGAGGCCGGTCTTGTTCATCAGCGCATCCAAGATCGGGATCGCTTCGGTGTGTTGTAGCAACCGCCCAAGGTCGAACGCCGTCCGCGCCGGAGTCGTGACGCGCATCCCGTCAATCGTGCAAACGTCTTGTGGGGCAAGGGTATACGAATGCACCAGGAGTCCAGGTGGCGCGTGACGGTTGGTGCGGACGACCTCGGCCGGTGCGTCGGGGTCCAGCCAATTGGTGCCGTGTACCGCTGCCGCTGAAACACCGCTGAGCACCGCGTCGGGACCGGCGAAGAGCCATGCCGCCTGGGCCCGCAGCTTGGCCGTCAGAGTGACCCCATCGCTCAGATACACGTTGCGGAATACCGCCCGGCACGTGGTCCGCAGCTCGTGGGCGGTACACAGCCCCGCGCGTACAGCCTGGCTGCCCAGAAACGGGCTGGGCTGTCGGCCGGGAAAAGCGCCCAGAAATCCTTCTTCCATGCCGGCCAGCATCGGCGGAGACACCGACATTTCGGGTGGTTGGGCGAGCGGCTGTCCACAGGCCCCGGACGATGTGCATCGGGAGACGCTGTGACGAACGTGCAGGCTTTCGTCGCGGTTTCGCAGTCCCGCCGCAGCAGGCTGCACGTTCGTCACAGCGTCACGAAGGGATATGTAGCGCTGTGGCGCAGGTCGATAGTGCCTTGAGTCGCCGACCTCAGATCAGATGCGTCCCGCGACGAAATCCGCGGCCTGGTTGACCATTCCGCCGTCGATGTAGGCGCCGGCCAGGTGGTCGGGCCAGTTGTTCTTCCAGGTGTTGGGATCGGCCGGATTGCAGATCGGATCGGCGCCGTGGCACAACTCGATGGTCCGGTCGGCGTAGATGGGGCTGAAGCGGGTGATGGGACCTACCCACGCGGCGCCGTTGCCGAACAGGGCGACCGCGGCAATGTGGTTGTCGGCGCCCGCAGGCAGCGGCGTCTTGAAGCCGAAACCCGTGAACGGCACGGCCAGCACCACGTCGGCGACCGCCGCCCCCAGGGAGTACCCGCCGATGACCAACCGCGTGTCCGGGCAGTTGTCCATCATGTACTGGATGTGCTGGCTCATGTCGTTGGCGCCGATGTCGACTTCGGAGTCGGCCGGATACTTGACGGCGTAGACCCCGATGTTCTTGTTGGACTTGGAGCGCAGCGCGTTGACGAACGCGTTGCCGAGGGTCCCGACCCCGGCCGGCTCGGTGCGGCCTCGAGCGAAGACGACCTCGACCGGGGGACAGGGGGCAGCAGTGGCCACCCCCGCCGAACCGGGCAGGACAACCGAAGCGAAGGGCAGCACAGCCACCGCTGCCGCAATGATGGCAACCACGCCGAGCCAGCGCCGGAGCAGCCGGGCTACGTGGCTTTGGATGGAAAGTTCGACCACCTAAGCGATCGTAGCGGACGCCGGCTACAGCAGCCCGGCGACGAAGTTCGCGGCGTCGTTTGCCGGGCCCTCGTAAGCCCTGTGTGCCTGAACGCTGTTGCCATCGCCGCAGAT
The window above is part of the Mycolicibacterium fortuitum subsp. fortuitum genome. Proteins encoded here:
- a CDS encoding cutinase family protein, with the translated sequence MLRRWLGVVAIIAAAVAVLPFASVVLPGSAGVATAAPCPPVEVVFARGRTEPAGVGTLGNAFVNALRSKSNKNIGVYAVKYPADSEVDIGANDMSQHIQYMMDNCPDTRLVIGGYSLGAAVADVVLAVPFTGFGFKTPLPAGADNHIAAVALFGNGAAWVGPITRFSPIYADRTIELCHGADPICNPADPNTWKNNWPDHLAGAYIDGGMVNQAADFVAGRI